Proteins from a genomic interval of Excalfactoria chinensis isolate bCotChi1 chromosome 21, bCotChi1.hap2, whole genome shotgun sequence:
- the ST14 gene encoding suppressor of tumorigenicity 14 protein isoform X1, whose product MERGTTVPGGGMKYTARLQEMNNLEEGVEFLPAMNSKKMEKRGPKRRVVVAILIIAFLLISLVIGLLVWHFKYRNAPVKKVFNGHLRVLNWEFIDAYENSSSADFIMLAKKVKSTVEDIYRNHPDIGPYHRETVITAFSEGSVIAYYLSEFIVPKYREENLDRAMADKQNLVQRLNPRLRNPTLRVESIVAFPADPSIAQTARDNSCLFALHAKEGEITSFTTPGFPNSPYPNNARCYWALRADANSIISLTFKTLDLEQCTDSSDYIKVYDSLSPVEPHALVRLCGTYAPSYNLTFLSSQNVMLVTLITNKEGRFPGFKAEFFQLPKMKVCGGTLRGERGTFTTPYYPAHYPPASDCIWNIEVSPKKNVKVHFNMFFVLEPGIPVSSCTKDYVQINNTRYCGERSQFVVASSTNRITVQFHSDRSYTDTGFSAEYLSYDSSDPCPGKFTCSTGRCIERSMRCDGWLDCVDGSDERSCTCTDQQFRCQNGWCKPKFWLCDNVNDCGDNSDELQCSCANNSFKCSSGKCIPNTQKCDGKDDCGDGSDEGTCSKAQSTVACKEYTYKCRNGLCISKQNPECDGQKDCEDNSDEDNCNCGTRSYIKKSRIVGGQNSDVGEWPWQVSLHAKSQGHVCGASLISETWLVSAAHCFVQMQGIRYSDPSLWTAYLGLTDQSKHSDASVQKKQIKRIISHPSFNDYTYDYDIAVMELQTPATFSSVVQPICLPDHTHSFPVGKDLWVTGWGATTEGGSGSTILQKAEIRVINQTICNQLLTDQLTQRMMCVGVLTGGVDACQGDSGGPLVGVEDSGRMFLAGVVSWGDGCAQRNKPGVYSRLTALRAWIKQQTGL is encoded by the exons GAGATGAACAACCTGGAGGAAGGGGTGGAGTTCCTCCCTGCCATGAACTCCAAGAAGATGGAGAAGCGTGGCCCGAAGCGAAGGGTAGTTGTGGCCATTCTGATCATTGCTTTTCTGCTCATCTCCCTGGTCATTGGCCTCCTGGTTTGGCACTTCAAAT ACAGGAACGCGCCTGTGAAGAAAGTCTTCAATGGCCACCTGCGAGTTCTGAACTGGGAGTTCATTGATGCCTATGAGAACTCCAGTTCTGCAGACTTCATCATGCTGGCTAAGAAGGTGAAGAGCACG GTCGAGGACATCTACAGGAATCATCCAGATATTGGCCCTTACCATAGGGAGACAGTAATAACTGCATTCAG CGAAGGCAGTGTCATTGCCTACTACTTGTCAGAGTTCATCGTCCCCAAGTACCGTGAGGAGAACCTTGACCGGGCCATGGCAGACAAGCAGAACTTGGTCCAGAGGCTGAACCCACGGCTGCGAAACCCCACGCTGAGAGTGGAATCCATCGTTGCTTTCC ctgcCGACCCCAGCATCGCTCAGACTGCACGGGACA ATAGCTGCCTTTTTGCCCTCCATGCCAAGGAAGGGGAGATCACCAGTTTCACCACGCCGGGGTTCCCCAACAGCCCATACCCCAACAATGCACGTTGCTACTGGGCACTGAGGGCAGATGCCAACTCCATCATCAGCCTGACCTTCAAGACGTTGGACTTGGAGCAGTGCACGGACAGCAGTGACTACATCAAGGTGTATGACTCTCTGAGCCCCGTGGAGCCCCACGCTTTGGTGAG GCTCTGTGGGACCTATGCCCCTTCATACAACCTGACCTTCCTGTCCTCTCAGAACGTTATGCTCGTCACGTTGATTACCAACAAGGAGGGGAGATTCCCTGGCTTTAAGGCTGAGTTCTTCCAGCTCCCAAAGATGAAAG tGTGTGGTGGGACTCTGAGAGGAGAAAGAGGCACTTTCACCACTCCCTATTACCCCGCACACTACCCACCAGCCTCAGACTGCATCTGGAACATAGAG GTTTCCCCTAAAAAGAACGTGAAGGTGCATTTCAATATGTTCTTTGTGCTGGAGCCCGGGATCCCAGTCAGCTCCTGCACTAAGGACTATGTGCAGATCAACAACACGAG GTACTGCGGGGAACGCTCCCAGTTTGTGGTGGCCAGCAGCACCAACAGGATCACAGTGCAGTTCCACTCGGACCGTTCCTACACAGACACTGGCTTCTCTGCAGAGTATCTGTCCTACGACTCCAGCGATC cctGCCCTGGCAAGTTTACCTGCAGCACCGGCCGCTGCATTGAGAGAAGCATGCGCTGCGATGGCTGGTTGGACTGCGTTGATGGCAGCGACGAGCGGTCCTGCA cCTGCACCGACCAGCAGTTCAGGTGCCAGAACGGCTGGTGCAAGCCCAAGTTCTGGCTCTGTGACAACGTGAACGACTGCGGTGACAACAGCGatgagctgcagtgca GTTGTGCAAACAACAGCTTCAAGTGCAGCAGTGGGAAGTGCATCCCCAACACACAGAAGTGTGACGGCAAGGACGACTGCGGAGATGGGAGCGACGAGGGCACCTGCAGCAAAG CCCAGTCAACAGTTGCCTGCAAGGAGTACACGTACAAATGCCGCAACGGGCTCTGCATCAGCAAACAGAACCCAGAGTGTGATGGGCAGAAGGACTGTGAGGACAATTCTGATGAGGACAACTGCA ACTGTGGGACCCGCTCCTACATTAAGAAATCACGGATCGTCGGTGGGCAGAACTCGGATGTGGGAGAGTGGCCGTGGCAGGTCAGCCTCCATGCCAAGAGCCAGGGCCACGTCTGTGGAGCCTCACTCATCTCGGAGACCTGGCTGGTGTCAGCAGCACATTGCTTCGTGCAGATGCAGGGCATCAG GTACTCAGATCCCAGCCTGTGGACAGCCTACCTGGGCCTGACCGACCAAAGCAAACACAGTGATGCCAGTGTGCAAAAGAAGCAAATCAAGCGCATCATCTCCCACCCCTCCTTCAACGACTACACCTACGACTACGATATCGCAGTGATGGAGCTGCAGACCCCTGCCACCTTCTCCTCTGTCGTCCAGCCCATCTGCCTGCCTGATCACACACACAGCTTCCCTGTGGGCAAAGACCTGTGGGTGACCGGATGGGGAGCGACTACGGAAGGAG GCAGCGGATCCACCATCTTACAGAAGGCAGAAATCCGGGTGATCAACCAGACCATCTGCAACCAACTGCTGACCGACCAGCTGACGCAGCGCATGATGTGCGTCGGGGTCCTGACGGGCGGCGTGGACGCGTGCCAG GGAGACTCCGGAGGGCCCCTGGTCGGCGTGGAGGACAGCGGGCGGATGTTCCTGGCTGGTGTTGTGAGCTGGGGTGATGGCTGCGCACAGAGAAACAAGCCTGGAGTCTACAGCCGGCTGACAGCACTGCGGGCATGGATCAAGCAGCAGACAGGGCTCTAG
- the ST14 gene encoding suppressor of tumorigenicity 14 protein isoform X2 translates to MNNLEEGVEFLPAMNSKKMEKRGPKRRVVVAILIIAFLLISLVIGLLVWHFKYRNAPVKKVFNGHLRVLNWEFIDAYENSSSADFIMLAKKVKSTVEDIYRNHPDIGPYHRETVITAFSEGSVIAYYLSEFIVPKYREENLDRAMADKQNLVQRLNPRLRNPTLRVESIVAFPADPSIAQTARDNSCLFALHAKEGEITSFTTPGFPNSPYPNNARCYWALRADANSIISLTFKTLDLEQCTDSSDYIKVYDSLSPVEPHALVRLCGTYAPSYNLTFLSSQNVMLVTLITNKEGRFPGFKAEFFQLPKMKVCGGTLRGERGTFTTPYYPAHYPPASDCIWNIEVSPKKNVKVHFNMFFVLEPGIPVSSCTKDYVQINNTRYCGERSQFVVASSTNRITVQFHSDRSYTDTGFSAEYLSYDSSDPCPGKFTCSTGRCIERSMRCDGWLDCVDGSDERSCTCTDQQFRCQNGWCKPKFWLCDNVNDCGDNSDELQCSCANNSFKCSSGKCIPNTQKCDGKDDCGDGSDEGTCSKAQSTVACKEYTYKCRNGLCISKQNPECDGQKDCEDNSDEDNCNCGTRSYIKKSRIVGGQNSDVGEWPWQVSLHAKSQGHVCGASLISETWLVSAAHCFVQMQGIRYSDPSLWTAYLGLTDQSKHSDASVQKKQIKRIISHPSFNDYTYDYDIAVMELQTPATFSSVVQPICLPDHTHSFPVGKDLWVTGWGATTEGGSGSTILQKAEIRVINQTICNQLLTDQLTQRMMCVGVLTGGVDACQGDSGGPLVGVEDSGRMFLAGVVSWGDGCAQRNKPGVYSRLTALRAWIKQQTGL, encoded by the exons ATGAACAACCTGGAGGAAGGGGTGGAGTTCCTCCCTGCCATGAACTCCAAGAAGATGGAGAAGCGTGGCCCGAAGCGAAGGGTAGTTGTGGCCATTCTGATCATTGCTTTTCTGCTCATCTCCCTGGTCATTGGCCTCCTGGTTTGGCACTTCAAAT ACAGGAACGCGCCTGTGAAGAAAGTCTTCAATGGCCACCTGCGAGTTCTGAACTGGGAGTTCATTGATGCCTATGAGAACTCCAGTTCTGCAGACTTCATCATGCTGGCTAAGAAGGTGAAGAGCACG GTCGAGGACATCTACAGGAATCATCCAGATATTGGCCCTTACCATAGGGAGACAGTAATAACTGCATTCAG CGAAGGCAGTGTCATTGCCTACTACTTGTCAGAGTTCATCGTCCCCAAGTACCGTGAGGAGAACCTTGACCGGGCCATGGCAGACAAGCAGAACTTGGTCCAGAGGCTGAACCCACGGCTGCGAAACCCCACGCTGAGAGTGGAATCCATCGTTGCTTTCC ctgcCGACCCCAGCATCGCTCAGACTGCACGGGACA ATAGCTGCCTTTTTGCCCTCCATGCCAAGGAAGGGGAGATCACCAGTTTCACCACGCCGGGGTTCCCCAACAGCCCATACCCCAACAATGCACGTTGCTACTGGGCACTGAGGGCAGATGCCAACTCCATCATCAGCCTGACCTTCAAGACGTTGGACTTGGAGCAGTGCACGGACAGCAGTGACTACATCAAGGTGTATGACTCTCTGAGCCCCGTGGAGCCCCACGCTTTGGTGAG GCTCTGTGGGACCTATGCCCCTTCATACAACCTGACCTTCCTGTCCTCTCAGAACGTTATGCTCGTCACGTTGATTACCAACAAGGAGGGGAGATTCCCTGGCTTTAAGGCTGAGTTCTTCCAGCTCCCAAAGATGAAAG tGTGTGGTGGGACTCTGAGAGGAGAAAGAGGCACTTTCACCACTCCCTATTACCCCGCACACTACCCACCAGCCTCAGACTGCATCTGGAACATAGAG GTTTCCCCTAAAAAGAACGTGAAGGTGCATTTCAATATGTTCTTTGTGCTGGAGCCCGGGATCCCAGTCAGCTCCTGCACTAAGGACTATGTGCAGATCAACAACACGAG GTACTGCGGGGAACGCTCCCAGTTTGTGGTGGCCAGCAGCACCAACAGGATCACAGTGCAGTTCCACTCGGACCGTTCCTACACAGACACTGGCTTCTCTGCAGAGTATCTGTCCTACGACTCCAGCGATC cctGCCCTGGCAAGTTTACCTGCAGCACCGGCCGCTGCATTGAGAGAAGCATGCGCTGCGATGGCTGGTTGGACTGCGTTGATGGCAGCGACGAGCGGTCCTGCA cCTGCACCGACCAGCAGTTCAGGTGCCAGAACGGCTGGTGCAAGCCCAAGTTCTGGCTCTGTGACAACGTGAACGACTGCGGTGACAACAGCGatgagctgcagtgca GTTGTGCAAACAACAGCTTCAAGTGCAGCAGTGGGAAGTGCATCCCCAACACACAGAAGTGTGACGGCAAGGACGACTGCGGAGATGGGAGCGACGAGGGCACCTGCAGCAAAG CCCAGTCAACAGTTGCCTGCAAGGAGTACACGTACAAATGCCGCAACGGGCTCTGCATCAGCAAACAGAACCCAGAGTGTGATGGGCAGAAGGACTGTGAGGACAATTCTGATGAGGACAACTGCA ACTGTGGGACCCGCTCCTACATTAAGAAATCACGGATCGTCGGTGGGCAGAACTCGGATGTGGGAGAGTGGCCGTGGCAGGTCAGCCTCCATGCCAAGAGCCAGGGCCACGTCTGTGGAGCCTCACTCATCTCGGAGACCTGGCTGGTGTCAGCAGCACATTGCTTCGTGCAGATGCAGGGCATCAG GTACTCAGATCCCAGCCTGTGGACAGCCTACCTGGGCCTGACCGACCAAAGCAAACACAGTGATGCCAGTGTGCAAAAGAAGCAAATCAAGCGCATCATCTCCCACCCCTCCTTCAACGACTACACCTACGACTACGATATCGCAGTGATGGAGCTGCAGACCCCTGCCACCTTCTCCTCTGTCGTCCAGCCCATCTGCCTGCCTGATCACACACACAGCTTCCCTGTGGGCAAAGACCTGTGGGTGACCGGATGGGGAGCGACTACGGAAGGAG GCAGCGGATCCACCATCTTACAGAAGGCAGAAATCCGGGTGATCAACCAGACCATCTGCAACCAACTGCTGACCGACCAGCTGACGCAGCGCATGATGTGCGTCGGGGTCCTGACGGGCGGCGTGGACGCGTGCCAG GGAGACTCCGGAGGGCCCCTGGTCGGCGTGGAGGACAGCGGGCGGATGTTCCTGGCTGGTGTTGTGAGCTGGGGTGATGGCTGCGCACAGAGAAACAAGCCTGGAGTCTACAGCCGGCTGACAGCACTGCGGGCATGGATCAAGCAGCAGACAGGGCTCTAG